AGGAGGTACAAAAACGCGGTGACCGGCAGCAGCGGAGCAAGCCACAGCGGCTGCCGGTAGTAGCGGAGCATCGGCACATACGTCGCCGTCATCAACAGCCACGCGAGCCCTCCGGCCGTCGCCACCCCCGCATTCCCCGTGGCCAGACCGACGCCGAGAGCGGCCGGCGGCACCAGGTAGACCACGGCAAGACCGGCGACCGTACCGGCGAGCAGCAGCGGGTTGTGCCGCAGCTGGGCGTACGCGCTGCGCGAGACCATCCGCCACAGGTCGTGCAGGCGCGGATACGGCCGCACGCTGTCCACCCGCTCGGCGAGCCCCAGCCAGATGTGACCCCCGCCGCGCTTGACCGCCCGGGCGAGCGCCACGTCGTCGATGACGGCATGCCGGATCGCCTCCGGAATCCGCGCCCGCTCCGCGGCGTCCGCGCGCAGCAGCACGCATCCGCCCGCCGCGGCCGCCGTCCGCGAGCCGGCCACCGCGATGCGGCGGAAGGGGTAGAGCTGCGCGAAGAAGTAGACGAAGGCGGGCACGACGAGCCTCTCCCACACGCTCTCCACGCGCAGCCGCGCCATCTGCGAGACGAGGTCGTAGCCACCGGTGCGCGCCGCCGCCACCAATTGGCGCAGGCTGTCCGGGGCGTGGGCGATGTCCGCGTCCGTCAGCAGCAGATATTCGGGTGCACGCGCGCGTGCCAGGCCGATGCCGTGACGCACCGCCCAGAGCTTGCCCGTCCAGCCCGCGGGCGGCTCCCCGGGCGAGCCGACGGTCAGCGGCAGCCCGCCGTGCGTGCGCGCGAGCTCATGGGCGAGCTGCCCGGTGCCGTCCGAACTGCCGTCGTCGACAAGGAAGACCTCGGCCCGCCCCGGATAGTCCTGCGCGAGCAGCGACGGCAGGCTCTCGGGCAGGACGGTGGCCTCGTCCCGCGCAGGGACGACGACACAGACCGACGGCCAGTCGTCCGGCTCTCCGAGCGGTGGCAGCCGTACATCCGTACGCCAGAAAAGGCCCTGGCCGAGCAGCAGCCACAGCCACGCGGCCAGTGATCCCACAGCGGTCCACACAACGGCGCTCACCCGCCGCAGTCTGCCCCACCCCAGCCGCCCGTTGAGGCGCATCGTCTAAGGTGACCGGGTGAAGATCGCGCTCATGGACTCCGGTATCGGACTGCTCGCTGCTGCCGCCGCGGTACGTCGACTGCGGCCCGACGCCGATCTCGTGCTCTCCTCGGACCCCGGCAGCATGCCCTGGGGACCCCGCACGCCCGAAGACGTGACCGCACGAGCCCTGGCCGTCGCCGAGGCCGCCGCGCAGCACCGGCCGGACGCGCTGATCGTCGCCTGCAACACCGCCTCCGTGCGCGCCCTGCCCGCGCTGCGCGCCCGCCTGGAGCCGGAGGTGCCCGTCATCGGCACGGTCCCGGCGATCAAGCCGGCCGCGGCCGGTGGCGGCCCTGTCGCGATCTGGGCCACGCCCGCCACCACCGGCAGCCCTTACCAGCGGGGACTCATCCGCGAGTTCGCGGATGGAGTAACCGTCACCGAAGTGGCCTGCCCCGGGCTCGCCGACGCGGTGGAACACGCGGATCAGGCGGCCATCGACGCCGCGATCGCCGCGGCCGCGGCGCGCACTCACGAGGATGTGAGGGCCGTCGTCCTGGGCTGCACCCATTACGAGCTGGTCGCCGAGCGCATCCGCGCGGCCGTACAGCAGCCCGGCCGCCCGCCGCTCGTGCTGCATGGCTCCGCCGGGGCGGTCGCCGCCCAGGCGCTGCGCAGGATCGGTGAGCTCCCGGACGCCGAGGCCATCGCCGACTCCGTCGTCACGGTGCTCCGCAGCGGCCGCGAGGGCGCGCTGCCCGCGACCGCGCTGGAGTACGAGGAAGGCCGCCTGCTGACCTCGGTCAGCCCCGCACGCTGACCGACGGTCACCGGCCGAAACCCTCCGTACGGCGATCGTCCACCCGGAGCAGTAACACTCCGCAACCCGGTGCCGTCGCAGCGGAAGCTGAGTAGTCTCAAGGCCATGAGGGACCATCCCCACGGCGAAAACTCCGCGAACCCGGAGATCTGGACCGGGCGCGCGACCAACCGCGTCCAGTGGCTGCCCGCGCTCGCCGGTGCCGCCTGCCTGGCCCTCGGCATCGAGCTGGCCGTCAACTCCGCGTGGGCGCCGGACACCGCCCCGCTCGCCATGTCCGTCGTCGGATGCATCGCGGCGGGACTGCTCATCCTCTTCGGCACGCTCGCTTTCGTGCACGTCTCCGTGAAGGTCGACAAGGACTCCCTCGAGGTGCGCTGCGGCCACATCGGTCTGCCGCGCCGCCACATCCCGCTGTCGGACGTCGTCGGCGCCGACTTCGAGCCGCGCGTCACGCCTCGCCAGTGGGGTGGGTGGGGCTACCGCTGGCGGCCGGACAAGGGAACCGCCGTCATCGTCCGGCGCGGCGAGGGCGTGGTGCTGCAGCTCAGTGACGGCCACACCTTCACGATCACGGTGGACAACGCGGAGGTGATGGTGAGGATCATCCGTGCCCGTCTGCGCCCGCCCACTTCCGGCAACCTGGTCTGACCCGGACTGCCTGCCGCGACGCACCCCGCTTACGGTTCCAGACGGTCGCCGTGGGGACGTTCCGCGCCGTCCATGACGTGCTCCGGCCCCTCGTAGGTCAGCGGCCGTGCCGTCGCGATCCCCGCGAGCAGGCCCGCACCGGCGGTCACCGTGGTGAAGCTCAGCGCGTTGCCGATCGACGCGATGGCGGCCAGCGCCGTCAGGGCCGCGCCCGCCGTCAGCGCGATCGGCGTGGCACGCGGCGTGCGCCAGAGCGCGTACAGGACCCAGCAGAACACCGCCGCGAGCAGGGCCACTCCGATCACGCCCTGCTCGGCCGCCTGCTGCAGCGACGCGGAGTGGGGCTTGCCGTCGGGAACCAGCGACTGCGTGACCGTCGGGCTGAGTTCTCCGTAGCGCCCGGGCCCCACGCCCAGTTCCGGTTCCTGCCGGGCCATGCTGAGCGCGTCGTGCCAGAGCAGGACCCGGTGCTGGGTGAGATGCCCTTCCAAGGAGACGGACAGGCCGTCGGGCAGCACGTCCTCGGCGATCGCCCAGGTCGTTCCCGTCACCAGCGCCGCGGCGAGCGCGAGGCCCCCGAGTCCCAGGGCGCGGCTGCGCATACGGGCGGCGGCCAGCGAGCACAGCAGGACCCCGGCGCAGGTGACGAACCCCGTGGTCGACCCCAGCACCGCCGCGGTCACCGTGATCCCGGCGGCCAGCAGCCTCAGTGTAAGGCGCAGCGCCGGCGGACGTGCTGCCCAGGCCGCGCAGCACGCGGCTCCGGTGGCGAGGGTGAGCAGTGCGGTCGTGGCGCCCGTGTGTCCGAGCTGCCAGGTGATCTGCGGGCCGGGAGTGGCGATCGCCAGGCCCAGTCCAGCGAGCGCGCCGGCACACGGAGCGGCGACCGGCAGGAGCGCCCCGAGGATCCGCCCCGAGGCGTATCCGGCCGCCACGGCGAGCACCGCCAGCAGGACTCCCTCGGGCCTGCCGCCGTGCGCGGCCGCCGTGATCAAGGACCAGACGGCGCACGCCGCGAGCACGATCATGCCCGTGGCATCCGATGCGTTGCGTCTCTCGCCCGCCGCCGCATCGGCCGTGGACGTCATCCCCGTGGACCTCATCCCGTCGCCCCCCGACTCTGACGGGCCCCGGTCGTCGTGGCCGTATCCGGCCGCACGTCAGAGGCTCGGGCACACCGTAACGGGTGATGCGACGGTTTGTGGACACGTTGCGCAGGAACGTTGCAGCAGATGTGCGCGGGGCGTCCTGCGGGCCGCCGGTGTCCCACCGAGGCTGCGGAGACCGTGCTGTCGGCGCCCAGATCACGCGCCGTAGACTCCCCGAGTGACCGCCACCGCAACCTCCGTAGACGAGCCGGAACAGCTCGAACCCCAGGCCGCACCCGCCTCGCGCGGTGCCGGACTGGCCCGCCGTCTCGTTCCGGCCGCTGTCGCGGCGCTCTCCGGAGTGCTGCTGTACGTCAGCTTTCCGCCACGGAGCCTGTGGTGGCTGGCCCTGCCGGCCTTCGCGGTTTTCGGCTGGAGCCTGCGCGGCCGCACCTGGAAGGCGGGTCTCGGGCTCGGTTATCTGTTCGGCCTCGGGTTCCTGCTGCCGCTGCTCGTGTGGACCGGTGTCGAGGTCGGCCCCGGGCCGTGGCTGGCTCTCGTCGCGATCGAGGCGGTGTACATCGCGCTCGTCGGTGCGGGCATCACGCTCGTCTCACGGCTGCCCGCGTGGCCGCTGTGGGCGGCCGCGGTGTGGATCGCGGGCGAGGCGGCACGCGCGCGTGCGCCGTTCGGCGGCTTTCCCTGGGGAAAGATCGCCTTCGGACAGGCGGACGGCGTCTTCCTGCCACTCGCCGCGGCGGGCGGCACTCCGGTCCTGGGCTTCGCGGTCGTGCTCTGCGGCTTCGGGCTGTACGAGATCGTGCGCCTCGTCGTCGCAGGCCGCAGTACCCGTGTCGTCCCGCGAGGCGCCGCCGCGGTGGCCCTGCTCAGCGTCGCCGTGCCCGTCGTGGGCGCGCTCGCCGCGCGGACGGTGGTGAGCGACAAGGCGGAGAACGGGACGGCGACCGTCGCGGTCATCCAGGGCAACGTGCCGCGCGCCGGACTCGACTTCAACTCGCAGCGGCGCGCCGTTCTCGACTACCACGCGCGGGAGACCGAGCGGCTGGCCGCCCAGGTCGAGGCGGGCAAGGTCGCGCAGCCCGACTTCG
This genomic interval from Streptomyces dengpaensis contains the following:
- a CDS encoding glycosyltransferase; protein product: MSAVVWTAVGSLAAWLWLLLGQGLFWRTDVRLPPLGEPDDWPSVCVVVPARDEATVLPESLPSLLAQDYPGRAEVFLVDDGSSDGTGQLAHELARTHGGLPLTVGSPGEPPAGWTGKLWAVRHGIGLARARAPEYLLLTDADIAHAPDSLRQLVAAARTGGYDLVSQMARLRVESVWERLVVPAFVYFFAQLYPFRRIAVAGSRTAAAAGGCVLLRADAAERARIPEAIRHAVIDDVALARAVKRGGGHIWLGLAERVDSVRPYPRLHDLWRMVSRSAYAQLRHNPLLLAGTVAGLAVVYLVPPAALGVGLATGNAGVATAGGLAWLLMTATYVPMLRYYRQPLWLAPLLPVTAFLYLLMTVDSAVQHYRGRGAAWKGRTYARPDTALDES
- a CDS encoding glutamate racemase, whose translation is MKIALMDSGIGLLAAAAAVRRLRPDADLVLSSDPGSMPWGPRTPEDVTARALAVAEAAAQHRPDALIVACNTASVRALPALRARLEPEVPVIGTVPAIKPAAAGGGPVAIWATPATTGSPYQRGLIREFADGVTVTEVACPGLADAVEHADQAAIDAAIAAAAARTHEDVRAVVLGCTHYELVAERIRAAVQQPGRPPLVLHGSAGAVAAQALRRIGELPDAEAIADSVVTVLRSGREGALPATALEYEEGRLLTSVSPAR
- a CDS encoding O-antigen ligase family protein; the encoded protein is MTSTADAAAGERRNASDATGMIVLAACAVWSLITAAAHGGRPEGVLLAVLAVAAGYASGRILGALLPVAAPCAGALAGLGLAIATPGPQITWQLGHTGATTALLTLATGAACCAAWAARPPALRLTLRLLAAGITVTAAVLGSTTGFVTCAGVLLCSLAAARMRSRALGLGGLALAAALVTGTTWAIAEDVLPDGLSVSLEGHLTQHRVLLWHDALSMARQEPELGVGPGRYGELSPTVTQSLVPDGKPHSASLQQAAEQGVIGVALLAAVFCWVLYALWRTPRATPIALTAGAALTALAAIASIGNALSFTTVTAGAGLLAGIATARPLTYEGPEHVMDGAERPHGDRLEP
- the lnt gene encoding apolipoprotein N-acyltransferase, whose translation is MTATATSVDEPEQLEPQAAPASRGAGLARRLVPAAVAALSGVLLYVSFPPRSLWWLALPAFAVFGWSLRGRTWKAGLGLGYLFGLGFLLPLLVWTGVEVGPGPWLALVAIEAVYIALVGAGITLVSRLPAWPLWAAAVWIAGEAARARAPFGGFPWGKIAFGQADGVFLPLAAAGGTPVLGFAVVLCGFGLYEIVRLVVAGRSTRVVPRGAAAVALLSVAVPVVGALAARTVVSDKAENGTATVAVIQGNVPRAGLDFNSQRRAVLDYHARETERLAAQVEAGKVAQPDFVLWPENSSDIDPFTNPDARAVIDGAVRAIGAPISVGGVVERDGKLFNEQILWDPAKGAVDTYDKRQVQPFGEYLPLRSLIGAINSDWTSMVRQDFSRGTEAGVFTMDGTKVGLVTCYEAAFDWAVRSTVTDGAQLISVPSNNATFDRSEMTYQQLAMSRIRAVEHSRTVTVPVTSGVSAVIMPDGKITQKTGMFVADSLVQKVPLRSSQTPATTLGILPEMVLVLAAAGGLGWAVATTVRGRRSGDVQEQPAQAAATV